The Phormidium sp. PBR-2020 DNA segment ACACAAAGCCGAAACAAGTTTTAGAGGATCTCTGTAAGCGCTTTGATATAAAGTGGGAAGATGTTGCTCGTCAATTTATTTCGTAGTTAATACAATCACTTAAAAAAATGACTACTCCACCTCTCAAATACCTGGGAGAACCCCAGTACCAACCTCAAGCCAATCGCCAAAAACGGATCTTTCCCTATCTCCCTAACAGGGATTTAGTCGAAGCCGTCAACCTGGCTATTGCCCTAGAACGTCCCCTCTTTCTCCAGGGAGAACCCGGTTGTGGCAAGACTCTCCTCGCTCCTGCCATTGCCCATGAATTTGGACAACGCTATCTTAAGAAGGGGCAAACTTGGCCCTACTTCCGCTGGAACATTAAATCAACCTCTACCGCCAAAGAAGGCTGCTATATCTACGATGCCTTGGGTAAATTACGGGACGCTCAACTTATCGGAACTCCTGCCTTAGACCGCTTCCTGAATGAAACAGAACGAGAACAACTGGTTAAGCGTCTTTCTGACCCCGAAGGCTATCTTATTCCAGGGGCAATGGGTCGAGCCTTACAACATCAGGAACACCGTCCCATTCTTCTGATTGATGAAATTGACAAGGCAGATATTGACTTTCCTAATGACTTGCTCTCAGTTCTCGAAGAAAATTATTTTACGATTGATGAAACACAGAAGCGGGTTCCGGCTGAGGACGATGAAGCCCAAAAACCCATTGTGATTATTACCAGTAACCAAGAGCAAGACCTCCCCGAAGCATTTTTACGACGTTGTTTGTTCTTTTATTTGCCTTTCCCTGATAAACCTCATCTTACAAATATTGTCAAATGTCATTTCCCGGAGTCAGAACAGGAGGAGATTATCAATAAAGCAACTGATAAGTTTTTAGAGATTCGCGCCCAGGTTCCTCCCTATGGCAAGAAACCTAGCACCAGCGAACTTCTCGATTGGCTCACTGTTTTAATCGGGCAGGAAGATGCTTTAGCTAAAATCGATGAGATTGCCCAAAATCCCGCCTATGCAGGAATTTTGCTGAAATCAAAAGGAGAGTATGACCGTCTTTCTTAACCTAGCTAAAATAATATATAAAATCTCACAATTTGCCAATAACATTGTCGAGTCTTTGTGGCAGCCCTAATACGGGGTTAATATAAATCATGTCCGAATGCGCCCGACTCAGATATCAAAACCTTATATTTTTTCTCTATAATGTCTTTTCCTCTATTTGAATTATTCTTAGAACTCCGTGAACCTCTGAGATTATCTCCCGAAGACTATCATCTCCTACTCTCTGCCCTGGAGTTGGGATTCGGGCAACCTCAAACTGCCAATAGTCAGGATTCCTTAAAACAGCTTTGTCGTCTCCTCTGGCTCAAAACTCAGGATGAGGTAACAGTTCGTTATTTTGAGGGTGTCTTTCAACAACACTGCACGGCCGCCCCAACCACCGCAGGTTCCACCACTCCAAACGACTCAACCGCCGCCGCAACGGCCACAGGTTCCACCACTCCAAACGACTCAACCGCCGCCGCAACGGCCACAGGTTCCACCACTCCGGACGACTCAACCTCGGCATCCCCTCCCCCTCCTCCCCCCACCGTTCCTCGGCCTCCGCAGCCCCCCGCACCCCGTCGGGGTCCCAGAACCCTCAGTGCGTTTCGAGGCGGGGATTTGCCACCCCCAGAGACCTCCGATGAAGGCTATCGCCTGCAACCGAGAGACAGTCCCGTTCAGCCTCGCCTAACTCGCCGAAGCTGGCGGAAAGTGCGACGACTGCTGCGACGAGGCACCACAGGTCAGGTGGATATCGCCGCCACCCTAAGCCAACTGGCAACCCAGGGACGCTGTTTAAGCCCTCCCCTAGAAGCCAAACGAGTCAATATCTTGGAATTACTCCTTCTCATTGATGTAGAGGGGTCGATGGTTCCCTTTCGCTTTCCCCGCGATTGTCTTCTGGCCACCATTGAACCGAAACACTTTGAGCGCGTCGAGCAGTATTATTTTCGTAACGTCCCCGAGAGATTTGTCTATCGCTCTCCCAAAGGGGCCGATATCCGACCCTTCGATAACCTCTTTGCCAGTCTCTCCCCCAGCCGCAGCGTTGCCCTGATTTTCAGTGATGGGGGAGCCGCACGGGGAGGATACAACAGTGATAGAGTGACCCTAACCCATGACTTTCTGCACCAGATTCACCCCCATCTGCACGCCCTAGTCTGGGTTAACCCTATGCCCGAAGACCGTTGGCAAGGCACGACAGCCGAAGCCATCGCCAGAGACCTCCAAGACCTGGGCAGTGCCATGTTTGAACTCAGCCAAGCCGGAGTTAGCCAAGCCCTGGCCCAACTCCGCAACCACCGCCTGATGACCCTGACAACGAACAATCCACACTAAAAAAACTCTTGCCTATTGCCTCGTTCCCCCGTATTATCCGCAGCTTTCGGCAAACCTATGGGTTTCGCCATCTTGACCTGGCCTATCATGCCGCGTTTCCTTTTGCCGTGACCTCGGAACTGCTCTATTGCTTGCGGGAAAACTTTCTCCCCAATTGTCCCTGGATTGCCGTTCCTGAGGTGTTGCTGTTTCCCTGGTTTGACAGTGTGGGTGATGACCTCTATGAAATGGACCCGGAGGTGCGGGCCGTCTTATTACGAGAGTTAGGGCAGGACAGCCGCTTTGGAGAAGTCCGACTTCAGGAGTTGGCCGGGTTTATGACCGCTTATGTGACGGCGAAGTTACCGAACAATCCCAGAGCAATTCGGGATTTGGGTAGAGATTTTGACTGGCTTGCCTTGGCTTGTCTACGTCCTGATGAAGCCTCAGCACGACTTCGTCAACGCCTACGCGATGTGGTGGCTCAGGGACGGGATGAGGAGCGACAGCGTTGGATTGAATTAGCTCAAGACCAGGAGGATGTCTTGCGGGAATTGGGATTGGAACCCGCCTTATTGGAACTTCAGACTTCCATGGCTGATAGTAGTATGGATGGAATGCTGGGAATATCAGCTACTGCTGAACCGTTTTCCCCCTATGACGGCTTTCCACCCCTGGAACCCTTTGAGTTTAGGCAAGGGTATTTTGAGCCAGTGACGGCATCTGATGAGGTTGACCTCGAACCCTTTGCCTTTGAAACCGTACAACTCAAAAAGGTTGAGTCAGAAGTGGTGACTCAGTCTTCTCAGGGTCAAGGGTGGCAGTTTCTGGAGTCTTTGTTTAGTGCCGAGATGGCGTTGACCCTAGAAATGGTGCAGATTCCCGGAGGGACATTTCTGATGGGAGCCGCCAAGGGTGAAGCAGAAGCTCGAAATAGTGAATTTCCTCAACATGAGGTGACAGTGTCCGAGTTTTTCCTAGGTAAATATCCCGTCACTCAGGCACAGTGGTACGCTGTTGCCACGGGACTAACCGAGATTGGGCGGGACTTAAAACCTTATCCCTCGCGGTTTAAAGGCGAGAACCTTCCTGTTGAACAGGTGAGTTGGCATGACGCAATCGAGTTTTGCTCGCGGCTGTCCCAAGCAACAGGACGGAACTATCGACTCCCCAGTGAAGCGGAATGGGAATATGCCTGCCGGGCCGGAACCACAACGGCCTTCTCCTTTGGGGATATCATCACCACTGACGTTGCGAACTATAATAGCGGCTCTACCTATGGTCAGAGTCCCAAAGGAGAATATCGTGAACAAACAACCCCTGTGTGGAGTTTTCCCGCTAATGGCTTTGGGCTGTACGATATGCACGGCAATGTTTATGAGTGGTGTTTAGATATGTGGCATGACAATTATCAGGGTGTTATGTCCAGCGATGGTCGTCCTTGGTTGGATGAGGAGGCTACAGAAAATCGGCGACTCCTGCGTGGTGGTTCTTGGGACGTCTTCCCTAGGAACTGCCGTTCTGCCAACCGCAGCATGTATCCCCCGATCGCTCGTTATTACCGCTTCGGTTTTCGGGTGTGTTGTTCCATGGAGGGGACTCTTTAAGGCCTTGGCACTTTGGTTCTCTTGACCTTTAGCACTTTATTTTCTGGACTCTTTCTCTTTTGGCGCGCAGCGCCTTGTTGTATCTGTTCTCCCCACCCTCTTGACTATGACTTCACCTGCACTCTATCGCCTCCGTCGTCGTCCCCGAACCGCCTGGCAGTATTACGAAGAGTTGGCTGAGGGAGTGCGGCTAGAAATGGTGCAGATTCCTGGGGGAAGCTTCCTCATGGGAGCAGCGGAGGGTGAAGAAAACGCCGATGATGCTGAGTATCCCCAGCATCCGGTGACAGTTGACGAATTTTTCCTGGGCAAATATCCCGTGACTCAGGCGCAATGGCGCGCTGTTGCCACCGGACTGCCCAAGATTGAGCATGACCTAGACCCCGACCTATCACGGTTTAAGGGGGAAACTCGTCCTGTTGAACGAGTCAGTTGGGATGAGGCGGTGGAGTTTTGCCGACGCCTCTCCCAAGCAACGGGACGGGACTATCGACTGCCCAGTGAAGCGCAATGGGAATATGCCTGTCGTGCCGGAAGCACAACAGCCTTCTCTTTTGGGGATATTATCACCACTGACATAGCCAACTATGATGGCAATTACACCTATGGTCAAAGTCCCAAAGGAAAATATCGTAGACAAACAACCCCTGTGGGGAGTTTTCCCGCTAATGGCTTTGGGCTGTACGATATGCACGGCAATGTTTATGAGTGGTGTTTAGATGTGTGGCATAATAACTATCGGGGTGCGCCCAGCGATGGTCATCCCTGGTCGGATGATAGGATGACAGAAAATCTACGGCTCCTGCGTGGTGGTTCGTGGCACCATCCTCCTAGGAACTGTCGTTGTGCAGACCGCTCTAGGAATATCTTGGACGTTCGGCTCGACAAATACGGCGTCGGTTTTCGAGTGTGTTGTTCCGTGGCGCGGACTCTGTAGCTCCTGGAGCTCTTGTCCTCTTGCTCTTTGCTCTTTGTTTTTTGTACTCTTTTCCCTTCGGCGCGCAGCGCCTTTTTTATAAAATTAAGTTGTCTATCCTGTAGGGATATATTAAAATTATCATGATATAATTACAGACTAAATATTTTTTAAAAGTTGTTGAGTTTTCTCTAAAG contains these protein-coding regions:
- a CDS encoding MoxR family ATPase; this encodes MTTPPLKYLGEPQYQPQANRQKRIFPYLPNRDLVEAVNLAIALERPLFLQGEPGCGKTLLAPAIAHEFGQRYLKKGQTWPYFRWNIKSTSTAKEGCYIYDALGKLRDAQLIGTPALDRFLNETEREQLVKRLSDPEGYLIPGAMGRALQHQEHRPILLIDEIDKADIDFPNDLLSVLEENYFTIDETQKRVPAEDDEAQKPIVIITSNQEQDLPEAFLRRCLFFYLPFPDKPHLTNIVKCHFPESEQEEIINKATDKFLEIRAQVPPYGKKPSTSELLDWLTVLIGQEDALAKIDEIAQNPAYAGILLKSKGEYDRLS
- a CDS encoding formylglycine-generating enzyme family protein, whose amino-acid sequence is MDPEVRAVLLRELGQDSRFGEVRLQELAGFMTAYVTAKLPNNPRAIRDLGRDFDWLALACLRPDEASARLRQRLRDVVAQGRDEERQRWIELAQDQEDVLRELGLEPALLELQTSMADSSMDGMLGISATAEPFSPYDGFPPLEPFEFRQGYFEPVTASDEVDLEPFAFETVQLKKVESEVVTQSSQGQGWQFLESLFSAEMALTLEMVQIPGGTFLMGAAKGEAEARNSEFPQHEVTVSEFFLGKYPVTQAQWYAVATGLTEIGRDLKPYPSRFKGENLPVEQVSWHDAIEFCSRLSQATGRNYRLPSEAEWEYACRAGTTTAFSFGDIITTDVANYNSGSTYGQSPKGEYREQTTPVWSFPANGFGLYDMHGNVYEWCLDMWHDNYQGVMSSDGRPWLDEEATENRRLLRGGSWDVFPRNCRSANRSMYPPIARYYRFGFRVCCSMEGTL
- a CDS encoding formylglycine-generating enzyme family protein — encoded protein: MTSPALYRLRRRPRTAWQYYEELAEGVRLEMVQIPGGSFLMGAAEGEENADDAEYPQHPVTVDEFFLGKYPVTQAQWRAVATGLPKIEHDLDPDLSRFKGETRPVERVSWDEAVEFCRRLSQATGRDYRLPSEAQWEYACRAGSTTAFSFGDIITTDIANYDGNYTYGQSPKGKYRRQTTPVGSFPANGFGLYDMHGNVYEWCLDVWHNNYRGAPSDGHPWSDDRMTENLRLLRGGSWHHPPRNCRCADRSRNILDVRLDKYGVGFRVCCSVARTL